In a single window of the Arachis hypogaea cultivar Tifrunner chromosome 6, arahy.Tifrunner.gnm2.J5K5, whole genome shotgun sequence genome:
- the LOC112696630 gene encoding uncharacterized protein: MGLRKPGALQLGVLHNYNLGVNPNISVSHSLPFSSECQPQSNALFDRDDPQDQSKLQKIEKFHSFLEKGSTITAKRFLKSLVLSKTPFSSPSELHTFVSKPLFSNTLLWTCSIPKLVDQATELYYSMRKDGYAPSIRCVNRLLHALLVSKQFEEALSLFSDFAGSGMGPSAESYKNAVYAAAMLKDLRKCFELMASMEKQGVTPSVFVYNLIIGMLCKVRKVWDARKVFDEMGERNLVPNTVTYNTLIDGYCKVGQLEEAFSLRERMKTQNADPSLLTYNALLSGLCGSGRLEDARKVLLEMEAAGFLPDEFLRVVFDDDDDGSWGEKVFGKAELERVDEHTCCILLNGLCRVGRVEKAKEILAKLVDNGVTPSKISYNILVNAYCQEGDIMKAILTAEQMEYRGVKPSAVTFNTLINKLCETKDLDQAEIWVKKMVDKGVSPTVETYNSLINGYGQMQHFVRCFEILEEMEKNGIKPNVISYGSLINCLCKDRKILDAEILLADMAGRGVSPNAEIYNMLIEASCSLSKFKDAYRFFQEMLRIGIDPTLVTYNTLINGLGRNGRVSEADDLFLKMTSKGHIPDVITYNSIISGYAKSGNTQRCIELYEKMKRLGLKPTVGTFHPLINACRMESVATAEKMFQEMLQMGLLPDRVIYNEMMYSYAEDGNVLKAMSLHQEMVNRGVNCDKETYNCLILACLRYQRISDVKHLVDDMKAKGLVPKIDTYNILVKGHCDLKDFSGAYFWYREMFDRGFILNARICYQLIAGLREEGMLCEAQILSSELSCRELNH; the protein is encoded by the coding sequence ATGGGATTGAGAAAGCCCGGTGCTCTTCAACTTGGTGTTCTCCACAATTACAACCTCGGCGTCAATCCCAATATCTCTGTCTCTCATTCCCTTCCCTTCTCCTCCGAATGCCAACCCCAATCGAACGCACTCTTCGACCGCGATGACCCCCAAGACCAGTCAAAGCTTCAGAAAATTGAAAAGTTTCATTCTTTTCTAGAAAAGGGTAGCACCATCACCGCCAAGAGGTTCCTTAAATCCCTTGTTCTCTCCAAAACCCCATTCTCTTCTCCCTCCGAACTCCACACCTTCGTATCAAAACCCCTCTTCTCGAACACCCTGTTATGGACCTGCTCAATTCCCAAATTGGTCGACCAAGCCACCGAGTTGTACTATTCAATGAGAAAAGATGGTTATGCCCCTTCAATCCGCTGCGTCAAccgtctccttcatgctttgcttgTTTCCAAGCAGTTCGAAGAGGCCCTGAGTTTGTTCTCGGACTTTGCTGGGTCTGGTATGGGACCCAGTGCAGAGTCGTACAAGAACGCTGTTTATGCAGCGGCCATGTTGAAGGATCTGAGGAAGTGTTTTGAGTTGATGGCTTCCATGGAGAAGCAAGGGGTGACCCCTTCTGTTTTTGTGTATAATTTGATCATTGGGATGCTTTGCAAAGTGAGAAAGGTGTGGGATGCTCgcaaagtgtttgatgaaatgggTGAGAGAAATCTGGTTCCGAATACTGTTACTTATAATACCTTGATCGATGGGTACTGTAAGGTGGGTCAATTAGAGGAAGCTTTTAGCTTGAGGGAGAGGATGAAGACCCAGAATGCGGACCCTAGCCTTCTCACCTACAATGCCTTGTTGAGTGGTCTTTGCGGTTCTGGGAGGTTGGAGGATGCGAGGAAGGTGTTGCTAGAGATGGAGGCTGCTGGGTTTTTACCTGATGAGTTTCTGCGTGTTgtatttgatgatgatgatgatggttctTGGGGTGAGAAAGTGTTTGGCAAAGCAGAGTTGGAAAGGGTCGATGAGCATACTTGTTGTATTTTGTTGAATGGATTGTGCAGGGTAGGGAGGGTTGAAAAGGCCAAGGAGATTTTGGCCAAACTTGTGGATAATGGCGTTACTCCCAGCAAAATATCATATAACATATTAGTGAATGCATACTGCCAAGAGGGGGACATAATGAAAGCTATACTGACAGCCGAACAAATGGAATATCGAGGGGTGAAGCCTAGTGCTGTCACTTTCAATACCCTGATTAACAAGCTCTGTGAAACTAAGGACTTGGACCAGGCAGAGATATGGGTGAAGAAAATGGTAGACAAGGGTGTTTCCCCCACTGTGGAAACTTATAATTCTTTGATTAATGGTTATGGACAAATGCAGCATTTCGTCAGGTGCTTTGAGATTCTTGAAGAGATGGAAAAGAATGGGATAAAGCCTAACGTCATAAGTTACGGTTCTCTAATAAATTGTCTATGCAAAGACCGTAAGATCCTTGATGCTGAAATTCTCCTTGCGGATATGGCAGGCCGGGGGGTTTCACCGAATGCAGAAATATACAATATGCTTATTGAAGCCAGTTGCTCCTTGAGTAAATTTAAAGATGCCTACAGATTTTTTCAGGAAATGCTACGAATTGGAATAGATCCAACTCTTGTGACATATAATACACTGATAAACGGACTTGGAAGGAATGGAAGGGTAAGTGAAGCTGACGATCTGTTTCTCAAAATGACTAGCAAGGGACATATTCCGGATGTAATCACATACAATTCGATTATCTCAGGTTATGCAAAGTCTGGAAACACCCAGAGATGCATTGAATTGTATGAGAAGATGAAGAGATTAGGCTTAAAACCTACAGTTGGTACCTTTCATCCTTTGATCAATGCATGCAGGATGGAAAGTGTGGCAACAGCAGAAAAGATGTTTCAGGAAATGTTACAAATGGGCTTACTTCCAGATCGAGTCATATATAATGAAATGATGTATAGTTATGCTGAAGATGGCAATGTTCTGAAGGCAATGTCTTTGCACCAAGAGATGGTCAATCGGGGAGTCAACTGTGACAAGGAAACTTACAACTGCTTGATCCTGGCATGCCTCAGATATCAAAGAATTTCAGACGTAAAGCATCTTGTTGATGATATGAAGGCTAAAGGACTAGTTCCAAAAATTGATACATATAACATTCTGGTTAAGGGACATTGTGACCTAAAAGATTTCAGTGGTGCTTATTTTTGGTACAGGGAAATGTTTGACAGGGGCTTCATTCTAAATGCTCGCATCTGCTATCAGCTGATAGCTGGTCTTAGAGAGGAGGGGATGCTGTGCGAGGCTCAAATTTTATCCTCAGAATTAAGTTGTAGAGAACTGAACCACTAG
- the LOC112805573 gene encoding B3 domain-containing protein REM5-like → MSSSKNKGKRPATDLQQNQQHHPLHFLKPIIRPQASNWPSQSVPTNSRAGPPYITLVVPDGRCISHRCFWKQQQNGSIALTHGWPEFYRMYQINLDSILLFKHKGNSEFQVRIFDFSGHENTYSPRPSKEPPYEAKGAYRRARCINNPSSHKTKEIAQTHKTKWPFFVMDLTDRVLHSHLLPNVPHLSHFTGQRHTLFLSHGHIEVEATYTRFSGRRDSCFGIIFGGWAEFASLCKFEPGGVGIFEVISTELVTILQVRWSNNAAGS, encoded by the exons ATGTCTTCATCCAAGAACAAGGGCAAGCGACCTGCAACAGACCTTCAACAAAACCAGCAACACCATCCACTGCATTTTCTGAAGCCAATAATAAGGCCCCAAGCTTCAAACTG GCCCTCCCAATCGGTCCCAACAAACTCCCGAGCTGGGCCCCCCTACATAACCCTGGTGGTCCCTGACGGCAGGTGTATCAGCCATCGGTGCTTCTGGAAACAACAGCAAAATGGCAGCATCGCATTGACCCATGGTTGGCCAGAGTTCTACCGGATGTACCAAATTAATTTAGACTCCATCCTTCTTTTCAAGCACAAGGGAAACTCTGAATTCCAGGTGCGTATCTTTGACTTCAGTGGACACGAAAACACATACAGCCCCCGACCATCAAAAGAACCTCCGTACGAAGCGAAAGGTGCTTACCGGCGTGCCCGCTGTATCAACAATCCTTCCTCACACAAGACGAAAGAGATAGCCCAAACACACAAGACCAAATGGCCATTCTTTGTAATGGACCTCACTGACCGCGTCTTGCACTCCCACCTGTTG CCAAATGTCCCTCATCTGAGTCATTTCACCGGTCAGAGACACACACTCTTCCTATCACACGGACACATTGAGGTCGAGGCCACCTATACAAGATTTAGTGGCAGGCGCGACAGTTGCTTCGGGATCATCTTCGGAGGCTGGGCAGAATTCGCAAGCCTGTGCAAATTCGAGCCCGGAGGTGTCGGGATCTTCGAGGTCATATCAACTGAGCTAGTCACAATTCTGCAAGTCCGATGGAGCAACAACGCCGCAGGCTCCTGA